A DNA window from Pseudomonas sp. B21-056 contains the following coding sequences:
- the mdoH gene encoding glucans biosynthesis glucosyltransferase MdoH, with protein sequence MSNTPVPPETLSEYLAHLPMTDQQRAELAGCKSFSELHERLSSSTFDAPAEAAQASVGRRLVLSTAEELEDAEMLGLDSSGRVRLKATPPIRRTKVVPEPWRTNILVRGWRRMTGRTNPPKPPKDERVLPHARWRTVGSIRRYILLILMLGQTIVAGWYMKGIMPYQGWSFVDLDEVLHQPLLQTATQVLPYALQTSILIMFGILFCWVSAGFWTALMGFLELLTGHDKYRISGASAGNEPIPKDARTALVMPICNEDVPRVFAGLRATFESVKATGDLDRFDFFVLSDSNESDICVAEQQAWLDVCREAGGLGKIFYRRRRRRVKRKSGNLDDFCRRWGSDYKYMVVLDADSVMSGECLTSLVRLMEATPDAGIIQTAPKASGMDTLYARMQQFATRVYGPLFTAGLHFWQLGESHYWGHNAIIRMKPFIEHCALAPLPGKGAFAGAILSHDFVEAALMRRAGWGVWIAYDLPGSYEELPPNLLDELKRDRRWCHGNLMNFRLFLVKGMHPVHRAVFLTGVMSYLSAPLWFFFLVLSTALLAVNTLMEPQYFLEPRQLYPLWPQWHPEKAIALFSTTIVLLFLPKLLSVVLIWAKGAKEFGGKFKVTLSMLLEMLFSMLLAPVRMIFHTRFVLAAFLGWAATWNSPQRDDDSTPWSEAVKRHGPQTLLGFFWALLVIWLNPSFLWWLVPIVGSLMLSIPVSVISSRVGLGLKSRDESLFLIPEEYAPPQELVSTDQYTHENRWHALNDGFIRAVVDPQQNALAYALATSRHGQAEPIEWLRVERVRHALKVGPAGLNNGERLALLSDPVALSRLHEQIWSEGHPEWLAAWRASVKADPHAPLLPLQPVSAQTQVA encoded by the coding sequence ATGAGTAATACGCCAGTACCGCCAGAGACGCTCAGCGAATATCTGGCCCATTTGCCAATGACCGACCAGCAGCGCGCCGAGTTGGCGGGCTGCAAGTCCTTCAGCGAGTTGCATGAACGTCTTTCGTCTTCGACCTTCGACGCCCCCGCCGAGGCGGCACAGGCCTCGGTGGGTCGTCGCCTGGTCCTGAGCACTGCCGAAGAGCTCGAGGATGCAGAGATGCTGGGGCTCGACTCCAGTGGTCGCGTGCGCCTGAAAGCCACGCCGCCGATTCGTCGGACCAAAGTCGTGCCGGAGCCATGGCGCACCAACATCCTGGTACGCGGCTGGCGGCGGATGACCGGTCGTACCAACCCGCCGAAGCCACCCAAGGATGAGCGGGTGCTGCCCCATGCACGCTGGCGAACCGTGGGCTCGATCCGCCGCTATATCCTGCTGATCCTGATGCTCGGCCAGACCATCGTCGCCGGCTGGTACATGAAAGGCATCATGCCGTACCAGGGCTGGTCGTTCGTGGACCTGGACGAAGTCCTGCACCAACCATTGCTGCAGACAGCCACGCAGGTGCTGCCGTATGCCCTGCAAACCAGCATCCTGATCATGTTCGGGATCCTGTTCTGCTGGGTATCGGCCGGTTTCTGGACCGCGCTGATGGGCTTTCTGGAATTGCTCACCGGTCACGACAAGTACCGCATTTCCGGCGCCAGCGCCGGCAACGAGCCGATCCCCAAGGACGCCCGCACCGCCTTGGTGATGCCGATCTGCAACGAAGACGTCCCTCGTGTGTTTGCCGGTTTGCGCGCGACCTTCGAGTCGGTGAAGGCCACGGGTGACCTGGATCGTTTCGACTTCTTCGTGCTCAGCGACAGTAACGAGTCCGATATCTGTGTTGCCGAACAGCAGGCCTGGCTGGATGTCTGCCGCGAAGCCGGTGGCCTGGGCAAGATCTTCTATCGTCGTCGCCGTCGTCGCGTGAAGCGCAAGAGCGGCAACCTTGACGACTTCTGCCGCCGTTGGGGCAGCGACTACAAGTACATGGTCGTGCTCGACGCCGACAGCGTCATGAGCGGCGAATGCCTGACCAGCCTGGTGCGCCTGATGGAAGCCACGCCGGACGCGGGCATCATCCAGACCGCGCCAAAGGCTTCGGGCATGGACACGCTGTATGCGCGCATGCAGCAGTTCGCCACCCGGGTGTACGGTCCGCTGTTCACCGCCGGCCTGCACTTCTGGCAGTTGGGGGAATCCCACTACTGGGGCCACAACGCGATCATCCGCATGAAGCCGTTCATCGAGCACTGCGCCCTGGCGCCACTGCCCGGTAAAGGCGCGTTCGCCGGTGCGATCCTGTCCCACGACTTCGTCGAAGCTGCACTGATGCGTCGTGCCGGCTGGGGCGTGTGGATTGCCTATGACCTGCCAGGCAGCTACGAAGAGTTGCCGCCGAACCTGCTGGACGAACTCAAGCGTGACCGTCGCTGGTGCCACGGCAACCTGATGAACTTCCGGCTGTTCCTGGTCAAGGGCATGCACCCGGTGCACCGTGCGGTGTTCCTGACCGGGGTGATGTCCTACCTGTCGGCGCCTTTGTGGTTCTTCTTCCTGGTGCTGTCCACTGCGCTGCTGGCGGTGAACACCCTGATGGAGCCGCAGTACTTCCTTGAGCCACGCCAGCTGTATCCGCTCTGGCCGCAATGGCATCCGGAGAAGGCCATCGCGCTGTTCTCGACCACGATCGTACTGCTGTTCCTGCCCAAGCTGTTGAGCGTCGTCCTGATCTGGGCCAAGGGCGCGAAGGAGTTTGGTGGCAAGTTCAAGGTGACGCTGTCGATGCTGCTGGAGATGCTGTTCTCCATGTTGCTGGCGCCGGTGCGGATGATTTTCCACACCCGTTTCGTGCTCGCCGCATTCCTGGGCTGGGCCGCCACCTGGAACTCGCCGCAACGTGACGACGACTCGACACCCTGGAGCGAAGCGGTCAAGCGCCACGGTCCGCAGACCCTGCTGGGCTTCTTCTGGGCGCTGCTGGTGATCTGGTTGAACCCGAGCTTCCTGTGGTGGCTGGTGCCGATCGTCGGATCGCTGATGCTGTCGATCCCGGTGTCGGTGATCTCCAGTCGTGTCGGCCTGGGCTTGAAGTCCCGTGATGAAAGCCTGTTCCTGATCCCTGAGGAATACGCGCCACCACAAGAGCTGGTGTCGACCGACCAGTACACTCACGAGAACCGCTGGCATGCATTGAACGACGGCTTCATTCGCGCAGTGGTCGACCCACAGCAGAACGCCCTGGCGTATGCGTTGGCGACGTCCCGGCACGGCCAGGCCGAGCCGATCGAATGGCTGCGGGTCGAGCGTGTTCGTCATGCCTTGAAGGTCGGCCCGGCCGGGCTCAACAACGGCGAGCGACTGGCGCTGTTGAGCGACCCGGTGGCGCTGTCCCGACTGCATGAGCAGATCTGGAGCGAAGGCCATCCCGAATGGCTGGCGGCATGGCGCGCATCGGTCAAGGCCGATCCCCACGCACCGCTGCTACCGCTTCAGCCGGTGAGTGCACAAACTCAAGTGGCCTGA
- a CDS encoding DUF6124 family protein — translation MPGSLIPGLRTCVQLPPSDQLFTVVDDIDTESLLANLSETLASANVMASDLAFELEGSRRHFALGLQQLIELSGLLAARALDRVDPRAEAE, via the coding sequence ATGCCGGGTTCCTTGATTCCCGGTCTGCGAACCTGCGTACAGTTGCCGCCCTCGGACCAGCTATTCACCGTCGTGGACGATATCGACACCGAAAGCCTGTTGGCCAACCTCAGCGAAACCCTGGCTTCGGCCAATGTCATGGCCAGCGACCTGGCGTTTGAGCTGGAAGGCTCGCGACGGCATTTTGCCTTGGGTCTTCAGCAGCTGATTGAGTTGAGTGGTTTGCTGGCGGCTCGGGCGTTGGATCGGGTCGATCCACGAGCTGAAGCCGAGTGA
- a CDS encoding methyl-accepting chemotaxis protein, whose amino-acid sequence MVVSLRELIGGIRDGVTQIASAAEQLSAVTEQTSAGVNNQKIETDQVATAMHEMTATVQEVARNAEEASEAAVAADQQAREGERVVGEAISQIERLANEVGNSTEAMSHLKHESDKIGSVLDVIKSVAQQTNLLALNAAIEAARAGEAGRGFAVVADEVRSLAQRTQKSTEEIEDLILGLQSGTEKVATIMDNSRSLTDSSVELTRRAGGSLENITRTVSAIQSMNQQIAAAAEQQSATAEEINRSVLNVRDVSEQTSAASEETAASSAELARLGVHLQTLVGRFKV is encoded by the coding sequence ATGGTCGTCAGCCTGCGGGAGCTGATCGGCGGCATCAGGGACGGTGTGACCCAGATCGCCAGCGCCGCCGAACAGCTTTCGGCCGTGACCGAACAGACCAGCGCCGGGGTCAACAATCAAAAGATCGAGACCGATCAGGTTGCCACCGCCATGCATGAGATGACGGCCACCGTGCAGGAGGTAGCCCGCAATGCCGAGGAAGCCTCCGAGGCCGCCGTCGCCGCCGACCAGCAGGCCCGTGAGGGTGAGCGGGTAGTTGGCGAAGCTATCTCTCAGATCGAGCGCCTGGCCAACGAAGTCGGCAACTCCACCGAAGCGATGAGCCATCTCAAGCACGAGAGCGACAAGATCGGCAGCGTGCTGGACGTGATCAAATCCGTGGCCCAGCAAACCAACCTGCTGGCCCTCAACGCCGCCATCGAAGCCGCCCGCGCCGGTGAGGCCGGGCGTGGTTTCGCAGTGGTCGCCGACGAGGTCCGCAGCCTGGCCCAGCGCACCCAGAAATCCACCGAAGAGATCGAAGACCTGATCCTGGGGCTGCAAAGCGGAACCGAGAAGGTCGCGACCATCATGGACAACAGTCGCAGCCTGACCGACAGCAGCGTCGAACTCACCCGCCGTGCCGGTGGTTCCCTGGAAAACATCACCCGCACGGTCTCGGCGATCCAGTCGATGAACCAGCAGATCGCCGCCGCGGCCGAACAGCAGAGCGCCACGGCCGAAGAGATCAACCGCAGCGTGCTGAACGTGCGCGACGTCTCCGAACAAACCTCCGCCGCCAGCGAAGAAACCGCCGCCTCCAGCGCCGAACTGGCCCGCCTCGGTGTTCATCTGCAGACGTTGGTGGGGCGGTTCAAGGTCTAG
- a CDS encoding 16S rRNA (uracil(1498)-N(3))-methyltransferase — MNLLLLEEADFIGPDRVILSDRRLTHMQEVHRSAVGDSLRVGRIGGLMGTAQVLRLEAREAELQVTLDQPPPAKLPLTLVLALPRPKMLRRVFQTIATMGVPRVVLVNSYRVEKSFWQTPFLEPEAIREQLILGLEQARDSVLPEIIIEKRFKPFVEDRLAAMTDGTLGLVGHPGNYPPCPRALTEPVTLAIGPEGGWIPYEIDLLAKAGLQPVQLGERILRVETAVTALLSRLF, encoded by the coding sequence GTGAACCTGCTGCTGCTCGAAGAGGCCGATTTCATTGGCCCTGACCGGGTGATCCTGAGCGATCGCCGGTTGACGCACATGCAGGAAGTCCATCGCAGTGCCGTCGGCGACAGCCTGCGGGTCGGGCGCATCGGCGGGTTGATGGGCACGGCCCAGGTGCTGCGCCTGGAAGCCCGCGAGGCTGAACTGCAAGTGACGCTCGACCAGCCACCGCCGGCCAAGCTGCCATTGACACTGGTACTGGCCCTGCCACGTCCGAAGATGCTCCGGCGGGTGTTCCAGACCATCGCCACCATGGGCGTGCCCCGTGTGGTGCTGGTCAACAGCTATCGCGTCGAGAAGAGCTTCTGGCAAACGCCCTTCCTCGAACCCGAGGCCATCCGAGAACAATTGATCCTGGGGCTGGAGCAGGCCCGGGACAGTGTGCTGCCGGAAATCATCATCGAAAAACGCTTCAAGCCTTTCGTTGAGGACCGCTTGGCGGCCATGACTGATGGCACCCTGGGCCTGGTGGGCCATCCCGGCAATTACCCACCCTGCCCCCGCGCGCTGACGGAGCCGGTCACCCTGGCGATTGGCCCGGAAGGTGGCTGGATTCCCTACGAGATCGATCTGCTGGCCAAGGCCGGGTTGCAACCGGTGCAGTTGGGGGAGCGGATATTGCGGGTCGAAACAGCCGTGACGGCGCTGCTCTCACGCCTGTTCTGA
- the tatC gene encoding twin-arginine translocase subunit TatC, with product MSNIPENDQPMPLVSHLTELRTRLLRCVAAVFIIFAGLFAFTQQIYTFVSTPLRQYLPVGATMIATDVSSPFLTPLKLTMMVSLFLAIPVILHQIWGFIAPGLYKHEKRIAVPLLVSSILLFYTGMAFAYFLVFPLIFKFFAAATPAGVEMMTDITSYLDFVMTLFFAFGVAFEIPVAVVLLVWIGVVDVGYLKRIRPYVIIGCFVVGMILTPPDIFSQTLLAVPMWLLFEIGVLFGGLVRKRSEQPDEEADKQPVDDHNDQPPATQP from the coding sequence ATGAGCAATATCCCAGAGAACGATCAGCCGATGCCGCTGGTATCGCACCTCACCGAGTTGCGCACCCGCCTGCTGCGTTGCGTAGCGGCGGTTTTCATCATCTTCGCCGGGCTGTTTGCCTTCACCCAGCAGATCTACACCTTCGTCTCCACGCCCCTGCGCCAGTATTTGCCGGTGGGCGCGACCATGATCGCCACCGACGTGTCGTCGCCGTTCCTGACACCGTTGAAGCTGACGATGATGGTCTCGCTGTTCCTGGCGATCCCGGTGATCCTGCATCAGATCTGGGGCTTCATCGCCCCGGGCCTGTACAAGCATGAAAAGCGCATCGCCGTGCCGTTGCTGGTCTCCAGCATCCTGCTGTTCTACACCGGCATGGCCTTCGCCTATTTCCTGGTGTTCCCGCTGATCTTCAAATTCTTTGCCGCCGCTACCCCCGCCGGCGTGGAGATGATGACCGACATCACCAGCTACCTGGATTTCGTCATGACGCTGTTCTTCGCCTTCGGCGTGGCGTTCGAAATCCCCGTGGCGGTGGTGCTGCTGGTGTGGATCGGCGTGGTCGACGTCGGGTACCTGAAGCGGATCCGTCCGTACGTAATCATCGGCTGCTTCGTGGTCGGCATGATCCTGACCCCGCCGGACATCTTCTCCCAGACCCTGCTGGCGGTACCGATGTGGCTGCTGTTCGAGATCGGTGTGCTGTTCGGCGGCCTGGTACGCAAGCGTAGCGAACAGCCGGACGAAGAGGCGGACAAGCAACCCGTCGACGACCACAACGACCAGCCGCCTGCGACCCAACCGTGA
- the tatB gene encoding Sec-independent protein translocase protein TatB: MFGISFTELLLVGLVALLVLGPERLPGAARTAGLWIGRLKRSFNAIKQEVEREIGADEIRRQLHNEHILSLEQEARKILTPTQQEPTPVQPTAEQPAASPAPTVEPAAVPADPVKPVETAQTVPTPAPNDPTQPPRAS; this comes from the coding sequence ATGTTTGGGATCAGCTTCACTGAACTGCTGCTCGTCGGCCTCGTCGCCCTGCTGGTGCTGGGTCCCGAGCGCCTGCCGGGTGCTGCGCGCACCGCCGGCCTCTGGATCGGCCGGCTGAAGCGCAGCTTCAATGCGATCAAACAGGAAGTTGAGCGTGAAATCGGTGCCGACGAGATCCGCCGGCAACTTCACAACGAGCACATCCTGTCCCTGGAGCAAGAGGCGCGCAAGATCCTCACGCCGACCCAGCAGGAGCCGACACCGGTCCAGCCCACGGCCGAACAGCCAGCCGCGTCCCCAGCGCCGACAGTTGAACCGGCAGCAGTGCCGGCTGACCCAGTCAAGCCAGTCGAGACAGCCCAAACGGTGCCCACACCGGCCCCCAACGACCCAACACAGCCGCCGCGAGCATCATGA
- a CDS encoding twin-arginine translocase TatA/TatE family subunit — MGIFDWKHWIVILVVVVLVFGTKKLKNLGTDVGESIKGFRKAMNDDEKPADPTAAPTQPVQPAQPVPPQAAQPVNAPHTIDVQAQKVEEPTRKDS, encoded by the coding sequence ATGGGTATTTTTGACTGGAAACACTGGATCGTCATCCTGGTCGTCGTGGTGCTGGTGTTCGGGACCAAGAAGCTGAAGAACCTGGGCACCGATGTCGGCGAATCGATCAAGGGCTTTCGCAAGGCCATGAACGACGACGAGAAACCGGCCGATCCGACAGCAGCACCAACCCAGCCTGTGCAACCGGCCCAACCGGTACCGCCTCAAGCCGCTCAGCCTGTGAATGCGCCGCACACCATCGATGTGCAGGCACAGAAAGTCGAAGAGCCGACCCGCAAAGACTCGTGA
- a CDS encoding phosphoribosyl-ATP diphosphatase, with amino-acid sequence MSDTLTRLAQVLEERKGAAADSSYVASLYHKGLNKILEKVGEESVETIIAAKDAAISGDCSDVIYETADLWFHSLVMLAQLGQHPQAVLDELDRRFGLSGHVEKASRPSA; translated from the coding sequence ATGAGTGATACCCTCACCCGCCTGGCCCAGGTGCTGGAAGAGCGCAAAGGCGCAGCGGCCGACAGTTCCTACGTCGCGAGCCTGTACCACAAGGGCCTGAACAAGATTCTGGAGAAAGTCGGCGAGGAATCGGTCGAGACCATCATCGCCGCCAAGGACGCTGCCATCAGTGGCGACTGCAGCGACGTGATCTACGAGACCGCCGATCTGTGGTTCCACAGCCTGGTCATGCTGGCCCAACTGGGACAGCACCCGCAGGCTGTACTGGATGAACTGGACCGTCGCTTCGGTCTGTCCGGGCACGTCGAGAAAGCCTCGCGCCCGTCCGCCTGA
- the hisI gene encoding phosphoribosyl-AMP cyclohydrolase — translation MKNWQDEIKWDADGLVPAIAQDHKTGRVLMMAWMNREALALTASENRAIYWSRSRGKLWRKGEESGHVQHLHEMRLDCDGDVIILMVEQVGEIACHTGRQSCFYRVFENGDWKTVDPVLKDPHAIYSGHTHE, via the coding sequence ATGAAGAACTGGCAGGACGAGATCAAATGGGACGCTGACGGCCTGGTGCCGGCCATCGCCCAGGATCACAAGACCGGGCGCGTGCTGATGATGGCCTGGATGAACCGTGAAGCACTGGCCCTGACCGCCAGCGAGAACCGCGCCATCTATTGGTCACGTTCCCGTGGCAAGCTGTGGCGCAAGGGCGAAGAGTCCGGCCACGTGCAACATCTGCATGAAATGCGCCTGGACTGCGACGGCGACGTCATCATCCTGATGGTCGAACAGGTCGGTGAAATCGCCTGTCACACCGGCCGTCAGAGCTGCTTCTATCGCGTCTTCGAGAACGGCGACTGGAAAACCGTCGATCCGGTGCTCAAGGACCCGCATGCCATTTATTCAGGACATACCCATGAGTGA
- the ubiB gene encoding ubiquinone biosynthesis regulatory protein kinase UbiB: MKLLAVRRLLRIQRVVIRYRLDDLLFALPLPWFLLALRFVLPWRWFPRRTLDLSRGARLRLALQDLGPIFIKFGQILSTRRDLLPEDIADELMLLQDRVPPFDSRLSVALIEEQLGKKISEVFSRFDVEPLASASVAQVHAAQLKSGEEVVVKVIRPGLKPVIAQDLAWLFILARAAERLSADARLLHPVDVVLDYEKTIYDELDLLREAANASQLRRNFEGSPLLYVPQVYWDWCRPKVLVMERIYGIQVTDLATLADQRTDMKMLAERGVEIFFTQVFRDSFFHADMHPGNIFVSTVQPWSPQYIAIDCGIVGSLTPEDQDYLARNLFAFFKRDYRRVAQLHIDSGWVPAETKLNEFEAAIRTVCEPIFEKPLKDISFGQVLMRLFQTARRFNMEVQPQLVLLQKTLLNIEGLGRQLYPDLDLWNTAQPFLERWMRERVSPKALLGNVQSQLEQLPHLANMTRDLLERMSQPHAQDPAPPWKRRKDDWLLRLLGAAHLGGGAVLAAGGPLSELGHWPAAVMVIVGLYLVVRR, translated from the coding sequence ATGAAGCTGCTTGCCGTCCGCCGTTTGTTGCGCATCCAGCGCGTCGTGATCCGTTACCGCCTCGATGACCTGCTGTTCGCCCTGCCGCTGCCCTGGTTTCTGCTGGCACTGCGCTTCGTACTGCCGTGGCGCTGGTTTCCCCGGCGAACGCTGGACTTGAGTCGCGGCGCCCGCCTGCGCCTGGCCTTGCAGGACCTGGGACCGATCTTCATCAAGTTCGGGCAGATCCTCTCGACCCGCCGCGACTTGTTGCCCGAAGACATCGCCGATGAGCTGATGCTGCTGCAGGACCGGGTGCCGCCGTTCGATTCCAGACTGTCGGTGGCCCTGATCGAGGAGCAACTGGGCAAGAAGATCAGCGAAGTCTTCAGCCGTTTCGATGTCGAGCCCCTGGCTTCCGCCTCGGTGGCCCAGGTTCACGCCGCACAGCTCAAGAGCGGCGAAGAAGTGGTGGTCAAGGTCATCCGCCCGGGCCTCAAGCCGGTCATCGCCCAGGACCTCGCCTGGCTGTTCATCCTGGCCCGCGCCGCCGAGCGCCTGTCTGCCGATGCGCGCCTGCTGCACCCGGTGGACGTGGTGCTGGACTACGAGAAAACCATCTACGACGAACTCGACCTGCTGCGCGAGGCCGCCAACGCCAGCCAGTTGCGCCGCAACTTCGAGGGCTCGCCGCTGCTGTACGTGCCGCAGGTCTATTGGGACTGGTGTCGCCCCAAAGTCCTGGTGATGGAGCGCATCTACGGCATTCAGGTCACCGACCTGGCCACCCTGGCCGACCAGCGCACCGACATGAAGATGCTCGCCGAGCGCGGCGTGGAAATCTTCTTCACCCAGGTGTTCCGCGACAGCTTCTTCCACGCCGACATGCACCCCGGCAACATCTTCGTCAGCACCGTGCAGCCGTGGAGCCCGCAATACATTGCCATCGACTGCGGCATCGTCGGCAGCCTGACGCCCGAAGACCAGGATTACCTGGCCCGCAACCTGTTCGCGTTCTTCAAGCGCGACTACCGGCGCGTCGCGCAGCTGCACATCGATTCGGGCTGGGTACCGGCCGAGACCAAGCTCAACGAATTCGAAGCAGCGATCCGCACCGTGTGCGAGCCGATCTTCGAAAAACCATTAAAGGATATTTCCTTCGGCCAGGTGCTGATGCGCCTGTTCCAGACTGCGCGGCGCTTCAACATGGAGGTTCAGCCGCAGTTGGTGCTGTTGCAGAAAACCCTATTGAACATCGAGGGCCTCGGTCGCCAGCTGTACCCGGACCTGGACCTGTGGAACACCGCCCAGCCTTTCCTCGAACGCTGGATGCGCGAGCGCGTCAGCCCCAAGGCCTTGTTGGGCAACGTGCAGAGCCAGCTCGAGCAACTTCCGCACCTGGCCAACATGACCCGCGACCTGCTCGAGCGCATGTCCCAGCCCCATGCCCAAGACCCCGCCCCGCCGTGGAAACGCCGCAAGGACGACTGGCTGCTGCGCCTGCTCGGCGCTGCACACCTGGGTGGCGGCGCGGTACTGGCGGCCGGCGGACCGCTGAGCGAACTGGGGCATTGGCCTGCCGCGGTAATGGTGATTGTCGGCTTGTATCTGGTCGTTCGCCGATAG
- the ubiE gene encoding bifunctional demethylmenaquinone methyltransferase/2-methoxy-6-polyprenyl-1,4-benzoquinol methylase UbiE: MTDQRKGSDAEPTTHFGFKNVPESQKAEKVAEVFHSVAAKYDLMNDLLSGGMHRLWKRFAIELSGVRSGNRVLDIAGGTGDLTKKFSHIVGPTGHVVLADINESMLKVGRDRLLDLGVAGNVEFVQADAEKLPFPDNHFDCVTIAFGLRNVTHKEDALRSMLRVLKPGGRLLVLEFSKPTNALMSKAYDAYSFAFMPLMGKLITNDAESYRYLAESIRMHPDQETLKSMMVEAGFDRVTYHNMTSGIVALHRGIKP, translated from the coding sequence ATGACTGATCAGCGCAAAGGCAGCGATGCCGAACCCACCACTCACTTCGGCTTCAAGAACGTGCCGGAAAGCCAGAAGGCGGAAAAAGTCGCTGAGGTTTTCCACTCGGTAGCCGCCAAATATGACTTGATGAACGACCTGCTCTCGGGCGGCATGCACCGGCTGTGGAAGCGCTTCGCGATCGAGCTGTCCGGCGTGCGCAGCGGCAACCGTGTGCTGGACATCGCCGGCGGCACCGGCGACCTGACGAAAAAATTCTCCCACATCGTCGGACCGACCGGCCACGTGGTGCTCGCCGACATCAACGAATCCATGCTCAAGGTCGGTCGCGACCGCCTGCTGGACCTGGGTGTGGCCGGCAATGTCGAATTCGTCCAGGCCGACGCCGAGAAACTGCCGTTCCCGGACAACCACTTCGATTGCGTGACCATCGCCTTCGGCCTGCGCAACGTCACCCACAAGGAAGACGCCCTGCGCTCGATGCTGCGGGTGCTCAAGCCCGGTGGCCGTCTGCTGGTGCTGGAATTCTCCAAGCCGACCAACGCGCTGATGTCCAAGGCCTACGACGCCTACTCGTTCGCTTTCATGCCGCTGATGGGCAAGCTGATCACCAACGATGCTGAAAGCTATCGCTACCTGGCTGAATCGATCCGCATGCACCCGGACCAGGAAACCCTGAAGTCGATGATGGTCGAGGCCGGCTTCGACCGCGTGACCTACCACAACATGACCTCGGGCATCGTGGCCCTGCACCGCGGTATCAAGCCCTGA
- a CDS encoding polyhydroxyalkanoic acid system family protein — MAKISVERTHDLGKEAARAKADQLAQKLSDSYGLKPQWSGDTLEFKGSGVEGKVEVGEDLIRVDVKLGLLMSAMSGMIKTEIEKALDKALA; from the coding sequence ATGGCCAAAATCAGTGTTGAACGTACCCATGACCTGGGCAAGGAAGCGGCCCGGGCGAAGGCCGACCAGTTGGCGCAGAAGTTATCCGACAGCTATGGCCTGAAGCCGCAGTGGTCCGGCGATACGCTGGAGTTCAAGGGTTCCGGCGTCGAGGGCAAGGTGGAGGTTGGTGAGGACCTTATTCGCGTCGACGTGAAGCTGGGCCTGTTGATGTCGGCGATGAGCGGGATGATCAAGACGGAGATCGAAAAGGCGCTGGACAAGGCGTTGGCCTGA
- a CDS encoding phasin family protein: MAKVILKKKTDVESSTLSDVKTYARKIWLAGLGAYTKVGQEGSEYFQELVKAGEVVESKGKKNIAGKLEAANSELIEARTDVSTFKARVEVQLDKVEKVFDARVASALNRIGIPSKHDVEALSAKLDELTALLERETRKH; the protein is encoded by the coding sequence ATGGCCAAAGTTATTCTGAAGAAAAAAACCGACGTTGAATCTTCCACGCTCAGCGACGTGAAAACATACGCGCGCAAGATCTGGCTGGCTGGCCTGGGCGCCTACACCAAGGTCGGCCAGGAAGGCAGCGAGTACTTCCAGGAGTTGGTAAAGGCTGGCGAAGTTGTTGAAAGCAAAGGCAAAAAGAACATCGCCGGAAAACTTGAAGCGGCCAATAGCGAACTGATTGAAGCCAGGACCGATGTCAGTACTTTCAAGGCCCGGGTTGAAGTACAACTCGATAAAGTCGAGAAGGTATTCGACGCCCGTGTTGCAAGTGCCTTGAATCGTATCGGCATTCCGTCTAAACATGACGTTGAGGCACTCTCTGCCAAGCTCGATGAGCTGACGGCACTGCTCGAACGTGAGACGCGTAAACATTAA